One Thermodesulfobacteriota bacterium DNA segment encodes these proteins:
- a CDS encoding isocitrate lyase/phosphoenolpyruvate mutase family protein: MSTVRDISKQPFKVISAPRNLQIRNSLLSEYADIYTPQVLEALKALSVFNKDQKLLMEKRYARRAQRNRNRERIRFLNPNDFIPRTNIKVQDARDGKFVGSEIPHDLQRQWIQGTGPAAKPNTSLDKSIRNVAYALLSGADGWMFDGEDALGQINTMSLDNQRNLKLAIRKDPVFMNVAEQVSREMNDWAKGFFGREIILDWRKQLDFTTKIFRARGLHLDDRHIRDENGLMLSASIVDVVLYIVNNYQELDKSGSSLVLYLPKIQTAEEAAFWNELLSALEDHLNLPLGAIKVYVLVEQLEATFQLMEIRAALGRHFVGFNTGRWDYINSVSDAMAWDQSFINPNIESITMTYGYMRNYEDRVRRAVNTPGVNHNYALWQGGMEPNIPVGSDKGVKEGMKKAVEGAKREQQAGASGKWVAHWKMVHIVRPVWEEAGEENQMGKKFPPLTYTDEDADGLTLLEPAPRTVRGARNLISVALQYGNAFGQGFQAAALKPADFFGNDDILYLMEDMATGEIRLSILWEWVDKGAVLTEDDKETGVKAGDIFTSDLFERLLAEEYDKLLKAKDKDVHDDSKPTTLPIAREIVETYVLDNIKTPWYIDLLNINLNNHDLSTAKIRIKQYMDAFKKDGTRITENLDFLPETRIDTTLEDELDSFEREVREMKEWFAQPRFKGIRRLYSARQVVQQAGTIENDYTVARRYSEEFYNRLRELFAKGEQITTFGPYSPGQIVTMKRIGIEGIYLGGWATSAKGSLSEDPGPDLASYPLSQVPDEAAGLVRALLTADRNQKFMRSRMSEKERKATPKVDYRPFIIADADTGHGGDAHVRNLIKRFVEAGVTGYHIEDQKPGTKKCGHQGGKVLVPVDEQIKRLNAARFQLDIMKVPGIIVARTDAEAANLLDGRGDERDQPFILGATNTTVPGYKNCYLAILKRFFDKGITDVNGFMMYKISDAEYDEVYEWFDKVGLTPIIDKSIQALKEGKERSITKPLENAASKFVETWEVESGLMTYAQAVAEQMEFAIEEGRNLGMTIDEWFEFANHSSYQHARDRARLMGIEAAWDAELSRTPEGYYQVKGGIEYAIAKSLAVAPYADLIWMETKTANYEEAKEFAEAIHAEFPDKMLAYNLSPSFNWDTTGMSEDEMRNFPKEIGKLGYVFDFITYGGHQIDGLAAEEFATALKQDGMLALARLQRKFRLLDSPYRTPQTLVGGPRLDGALAASSGRTATTVAMGKGSTQVQHLVETEVPPRILEDWLELWSEHYGIPGRLSVKLRPHTAGSELLELTVKDEGGNKVADVIFATIHDRWGNNFVSVRDQNTFEDKFRKKRLMALIHIFLIHRYKAVSVHYVSPTEDNQKQAQGMKAMGIYDEVNTEIGHIIVARVNTERVKELLAPDLTELKSFIAKKSKPKGKKKDKQ, translated from the coding sequence ATGAGCACCGTTCGTGATATTTCAAAACAGCCGTTCAAGGTAATCTCGGCGCCGAGGAACCTCCAGATAAGGAACAGCCTCCTGAGCGAGTATGCCGACATATATACTCCTCAGGTCCTGGAAGCACTCAAGGCGCTTTCCGTATTCAATAAAGACCAGAAGCTGCTGATGGAAAAGCGGTACGCGAGGCGCGCGCAGCGGAACCGCAACAGGGAGAGGATAAGGTTCCTCAACCCGAACGATTTCATACCCCGCACCAATATAAAGGTACAGGACGCGCGGGACGGCAAGTTCGTGGGCTCCGAGATCCCTCATGACCTCCAGAGGCAGTGGATACAGGGCACGGGCCCCGCGGCCAAGCCGAACACTTCCCTCGACAAGAGCATCAGGAACGTAGCTTACGCTCTCCTTTCGGGCGCTGACGGCTGGATGTTCGACGGCGAGGACGCCCTCGGACAGATAAACACGATGTCGCTCGACAACCAGAGGAACCTCAAGCTCGCCATAAGGAAAGACCCGGTTTTCATGAACGTCGCCGAGCAGGTCTCGAGGGAGATGAACGACTGGGCGAAGGGGTTCTTCGGCCGCGAGATCATACTCGACTGGAGAAAGCAGCTCGACTTCACGACGAAGATCTTCCGCGCGAGGGGGCTGCACCTCGACGACAGGCACATAAGGGACGAGAACGGTCTCATGCTTTCGGCCTCGATCGTCGATGTAGTGCTTTACATTGTGAACAACTATCAGGAGCTCGATAAATCCGGCTCGTCGCTCGTTCTATACCTCCCGAAGATACAGACGGCCGAAGAGGCCGCATTCTGGAACGAGCTCTTGTCCGCGCTGGAGGACCACCTGAACCTTCCGCTCGGCGCGATAAAGGTATACGTGCTCGTCGAGCAGCTGGAGGCCACCTTCCAGCTGATGGAGATACGCGCGGCGCTCGGCAGGCATTTCGTCGGGTTCAACACGGGCAGGTGGGATTACATAAACAGCGTGTCCGACGCGATGGCGTGGGACCAGTCTTTCATAAACCCGAACATAGAATCGATAACGATGACTTACGGCTACATGAGGAATTACGAAGACCGCGTGCGCAGGGCCGTGAACACTCCGGGCGTCAACCATAACTACGCCCTCTGGCAGGGCGGAATGGAGCCCAACATCCCCGTAGGCTCCGACAAGGGTGTAAAAGAGGGGATGAAGAAGGCGGTCGAGGGGGCAAAGAGGGAGCAGCAGGCCGGGGCCAGCGGCAAGTGGGTCGCTCACTGGAAGATGGTGCACATAGTAAGGCCGGTATGGGAAGAAGCCGGGGAAGAGAACCAGATGGGCAAGAAGTTCCCGCCCCTCACCTACACCGACGAAGACGCCGACGGTCTCACTCTACTCGAGCCGGCGCCGAGGACCGTAAGGGGCGCAAGGAACCTCATATCCGTCGCATTACAATACGGCAACGCCTTCGGACAGGGCTTCCAGGCGGCGGCGCTCAAGCCCGCCGACTTCTTCGGCAACGACGACATACTCTATTTAATGGAAGACATGGCCACGGGCGAGATACGCCTCAGCATACTCTGGGAATGGGTGGACAAGGGCGCGGTCCTCACCGAGGACGACAAGGAGACCGGGGTCAAGGCAGGGGACATATTCACCTCGGATTTATTCGAGAGGCTCCTCGCCGAGGAATACGACAAGCTGCTCAAGGCGAAGGACAAGGACGTACACGACGACTCCAAGCCCACGACGCTCCCGATAGCTAGGGAGATAGTGGAGACATACGTGCTCGACAACATCAAGACGCCCTGGTACATCGACCTCCTCAACATAAACCTCAACAACCACGACCTCTCTACGGCCAAGATCAGGATAAAGCAGTACATGGACGCCTTCAAAAAGGACGGCACGCGTATCACGGAGAACCTCGACTTCCTCCCTGAAACGAGGATAGACACGACTCTCGAGGACGAGCTCGATTCGTTCGAGAGGGAAGTGAGGGAGATGAAGGAGTGGTTCGCGCAGCCGAGGTTCAAGGGCATAAGGCGTCTTTACTCGGCCCGCCAGGTGGTACAGCAGGCGGGGACGATAGAAAACGACTACACGGTCGCGAGGAGATACTCCGAGGAATTCTACAACAGGCTCCGGGAGCTCTTCGCCAAGGGTGAGCAGATAACGACTTTCGGCCCCTACTCGCCGGGACAGATAGTCACGATGAAGCGCATAGGGATAGAAGGAATATATCTCGGCGGCTGGGCGACGTCCGCCAAAGGGTCGCTGTCTGAAGACCCGGGCCCGGACCTCGCGAGCTATCCGCTGAGCCAGGTGCCGGATGAGGCTGCCGGGCTAGTGCGCGCTCTCCTCACCGCCGACAGGAACCAGAAGTTCATGAGGTCCCGCATGTCGGAGAAGGAGAGGAAGGCGACGCCGAAGGTCGATTACAGGCCTTTCATTATCGCCGACGCCGACACGGGACACGGAGGCGACGCCCACGTGAGGAACCTCATCAAGAGATTCGTCGAGGCGGGCGTTACCGGTTATCACATCGAAGACCAGAAGCCGGGCACGAAGAAATGCGGACACCAGGGCGGCAAGGTGCTCGTTCCGGTTGACGAGCAGATAAAGAGGCTGAATGCCGCAAGGTTCCAGCTCGATATAATGAAAGTGCCGGGGATCATCGTCGCCCGCACGGACGCCGAGGCCGCAAACCTCCTCGACGGAAGGGGAGACGAGCGCGACCAGCCGTTCATTCTCGGAGCGACGAACACGACCGTTCCCGGATACAAGAACTGCTACCTCGCTATACTCAAGAGGTTCTTCGACAAGGGCATCACCGACGTTAACGGGTTCATGATGTACAAGATATCGGACGCCGAATACGACGAGGTATACGAGTGGTTCGACAAGGTCGGCCTCACCCCTATCATAGACAAGAGCATACAGGCATTGAAGGAAGGAAAAGAAAGGAGCATAACGAAGCCGCTCGAGAACGCGGCCAGCAAGTTCGTCGAGACCTGGGAAGTGGAGTCGGGCCTCATGACCTACGCCCAGGCCGTGGCCGAGCAGATGGAGTTCGCGATAGAAGAGGGCAGGAACCTCGGGATGACAATAGACGAATGGTTCGAATTCGCGAATCACTCTTCCTACCAGCACGCGAGGGACAGGGCCAGGCTGATGGGAATAGAAGCCGCGTGGGACGCGGAGCTCTCGAGGACTCCCGAGGGATACTATCAGGTCAAGGGCGGAATAGAGTACGCCATAGCGAAATCGCTCGCGGTCGCTCCTTACGCAGACCTTATATGGATGGAAACCAAGACCGCAAACTACGAAGAAGCGAAGGAGTTCGCCGAGGCTATACACGCCGAGTTCCCGGACAAGATGCTCGCGTACAACCTGTCGCCGTCCTTCAACTGGGACACGACCGGGATGAGCGAGGACGAGATGAGGAACTTCCCGAAAGAGATCGGGAAGCTCGGCTACGTGTTCGACTTCATCACCTACGGCGGGCACCAGATAGACGGTCTCGCGGCGGAAGAGTTCGCGACGGCTCTCAAGCAGGACGGGATGCTCGCGCTCGCGAGGCTCCAGAGGAAGTTCAGGCTGCTTGATTCGCCCTACAGGACTCCGCAGACGCTCGTCGGAGGGCCGAGACTCGACGGCGCGCTCGCCGCATCGTCGGGACGTACCGCTACTACCGTCGCCATGGGCAAGGGCTCGACACAGGTGCAGCACCTAGTCGAGACCGAAGTCCCGCCGAGGATACTCGAGGACTGGCTCGAGCTCTGGTCCGAGCACTACGGCATACCGGGCCGCCTGAGCGTCAAGCTGAGGCCCCACACGGCCGGCTCCGAGCTCCTCGAGCTTACGGTCAAGGACGAGGGCGGTAACAAAGTCGCCGACGTCATATTCGCCACGATACACGACCGCTGGGGGAACAACTTCGTTTCCGTCAGGGACCAGAATACGTTCGAAGACAAGTTCCGGAAGAAGAGGCTCATGGCCCTCATACACATATTCCTGATACACAGGTATAAGGCCGTCTCCGTGCACTACGTGAGCCCGACCGAGGACAACCAGAAACAGGCCCAGGGTATGAAGGCTATGGGTATATACGACGAGGTCAACACCGAGATCGGGCACATCATAGTTGCGAGGGTCAATACGGAGAGAGTTAAGGAGCTGCTTGCCCCGGACCTCACCGAGCTCAAGAGTTTCATAGCGAAGAAATCGAAGCCGAAGGGCAAGAAAAAAGACAAGCAGTAA
- a CDS encoding rhodanese-related sulfurtransferase: MNDVHIILFYKFIEIADPDGFAARQREFCCKEGLLGKLLVAREGINGSFAGTREQVERYKEFLTSIEGFSDVNFKEETASFLPFRKLIVRVKMEIIRLEKEVDMSKRGKYITPEELIALYESGEDFIMLDTRNSYESDVGRFRNAVIPKMDSFREFPEALEELKDKKHSKIVTYCTGGIRCEKATAYMISRGFTDVRQLKDGIINFCQKYPDTLWEGKCFVFDDRLVSDVEAEGVVISRCVVCGESSDRYQNCRNTACDDLVILCKRCSDENEGCCSVECLEEHHEHNRRKTRERQGYKSRADNVRS, from the coding sequence ATGAACGACGTACACATAATCCTCTTCTATAAATTCATCGAAATAGCCGACCCCGACGGCTTCGCCGCCCGGCAGAGAGAGTTCTGCTGCAAGGAAGGGCTCCTCGGGAAGCTGCTCGTCGCGCGCGAGGGCATAAACGGCTCATTCGCTGGAACGCGGGAGCAGGTGGAGAGGTACAAAGAATTCCTTACCTCGATCGAAGGGTTCTCGGACGTCAATTTCAAGGAAGAGACCGCGTCCTTCCTCCCGTTCAGGAAGCTCATAGTAAGGGTGAAGATGGAGATTATCCGTCTCGAAAAGGAAGTGGATATGAGCAAGAGAGGGAAGTACATCACCCCCGAAGAGCTCATCGCCCTATACGAGAGCGGCGAGGACTTCATCATGCTCGACACGCGGAACAGCTACGAGTCGGACGTCGGGAGGTTCAGGAACGCCGTGATTCCGAAGATGGATTCGTTCCGCGAGTTCCCGGAAGCCCTCGAAGAGCTCAAGGACAAGAAACATAGCAAGATCGTGACATACTGCACGGGCGGGATAAGGTGCGAGAAGGCGACCGCCTACATGATAAGCAGGGGCTTTACCGACGTCCGCCAGCTAAAGGACGGAATCATCAACTTCTGCCAGAAATATCCGGACACGCTCTGGGAGGGGAAGTGCTTCGTCTTCGACGACAGGCTCGTCTCGGACGTCGAGGCCGAGGGCGTGGTGATATCACGCTGCGTCGTCTGCGGCGAGAGCTCCGACCGCTACCAGAACTGCAGGAACACCGCCTGCGACGACCTCGTGATACTGTGCAAGAGATGCAGCGATGAGAACGAAGGCTGCTGCTCCGTAGAATGCCTCGAGGAACACCACGAGCACAACCGCAGGAAGACCCGCGAGAGGCAGGGATACAAATCGAGGGCGGACAATGTCCGCTCATAA
- a CDS encoding type II toxin-antitoxin system RelE/ParE family toxin yields the protein MRYRFFPAADRRQDEIWDYTLEKWGERKAVEYMRGMHDAISNAQKDQKLWRTLERTGFEKIFYIRYERHFIFFRVLSGGVLGIISILHERMDIPARLKEDAKGNITSGK from the coding sequence ATGCGGTATCGTTTTTTCCCCGCCGCGGACAGGAGACAGGACGAGATATGGGATTACACACTTGAGAAGTGGGGAGAGCGGAAGGCTGTAGAATACATGCGCGGAATGCACGACGCGATTTCGAATGCCCAGAAGGATCAGAAGCTCTGGCGAACGCTCGAACGCACGGGGTTTGAAAAGATTTTCTACATACGTTATGAGAGGCACTTCATATTCTTCCGGGTTCTTTCAGGAGGAGTATTGGGTATAATCAGCATACTCCATGAGCGGATGGACATTCCTGCCCGCCTGAAGGAAGACGCAAAGGGAAATATTACATCCGGCAAATGA
- a CDS encoding type II toxin-antitoxin system ParD family antitoxin has protein sequence MAESVNVRISGKLIKFVRERTGPEGMYESVSEYIRALIRQDYERLEEHRWQRLRGELEPGMSAGESEFVEVSADDVISRNRGKQKS, from the coding sequence ATGGCTGAAAGCGTAAACGTGAGAATATCGGGAAAGCTGATCAAATTCGTCAGGGAGCGTACGGGGCCCGAAGGCATGTACGAGTCCGTTAGCGAATACATACGGGCCCTCATAAGACAGGATTATGAGCGTCTCGAAGAGCACAGGTGGCAGCGGCTCCGCGGCGAGCTCGAACCCGGCATGAGCGCCGGGGAGAGCGAATTCGTAGAGGTAAGCGCCGATGACGTGATCTCGAGAAACCGCGGTAAACAGAAATCATAA